The following are from one region of the Priestia filamentosa genome:
- a CDS encoding ATP synthase subunit I, with product MSDIQNLFIRLRGYMFSILALFAIGWGVTPYKTIFLSLIMGAAFSFYMLWTMVRSQQKLAKALKEGKKLRSLGTFTRFAIALLAVIIALEYPELFDPIVVLLGLMTVYIVIVIDYLIQILRNK from the coding sequence ATGTCAGACATTCAAAATCTATTTATAAGGTTAAGAGGGTACATGTTTTCCATTCTAGCTCTGTTTGCCATTGGCTGGGGAGTTACACCTTATAAAACTATCTTTCTCAGTTTGATTATGGGTGCAGCTTTTAGCTTTTATATGCTTTGGACAATGGTTAGAAGTCAGCAAAAGTTAGCTAAGGCGCTGAAAGAAGGAAAAAAGCTTAGATCACTTGGTACCTTTACGCGCTTTGCGATAGCATTACTTGCTGTCATTATCGCATTAGAGTATCCGGAGCTATTTGATCCCATTGTAGTATTGCTTGGCTTAATGACAGTTTATATTGTCATTGTCATAGATTATCTTATTCAAATTTTACGTAATAAATAA
- a CDS encoding AtpZ/AtpI family protein — protein sequence MKDGPHQLLKAMSLMTTIVSQLAGFPLIGMFVGGFLDRKFGTDPLWLIVGILLGIALGIYVMLYSIKYFFSGD from the coding sequence ATGAAAGATGGACCTCATCAGTTGCTTAAAGCAATGTCTTTGATGACAACCATTGTTTCACAACTAGCAGGTTTTCCATTGATTGGTATGTTTGTTGGAGGCTTTCTTGATCGAAAGTTTGGGACAGATCCCCTTTGGCTTATAGTAGGTATACTACTTGGAATTGCCCTTGGGATTTATGTGATGCTTTACTCAATTAAGTACTTTTTCTCAGGAGACTAA
- the glyA gene encoding serine hydroxymethyltransferase yields MEKLSKQDPKIYNAIQDELSRQRSKIELIASENFVSEAVMEAQGSVLTNKYAEGYPGRRYYGGCEHVDVVEDIARDRVKELFGAEHANVQPHSGAQANMGVYFTILEQGDTVLGMNLSHGGHLTHGSPVNFSGVQYNFVEYGVDEKTHLIDYNDVRQKAIEHKPKLIVAGASAYPREIDFARFREIADEVGAYLMVDMAHIAGLVAAGLHPNPVPYADFVTSTTHKTLRGPRGGLILCKEEFAKKIDKAIFPGLQGGPLMHVISAKAVAFGEALEEDFKTYAQQIINNAKAFASALKEEGFSIVSDGTDNHLILINVKEMGLTGKVAEEALDSVGITTNKNAIPYDTESPFVTSGIRIGTAAVTSRGFGEEDMKEIASIMSLTLKNVEDESKLAEAKERVEALTSKFELYPTY; encoded by the coding sequence ATGGAAAAACTTTCAAAACAAGATCCAAAAATCTATAATGCCATTCAAGATGAGCTATCAAGACAAAGATCTAAAATCGAGCTGATTGCTTCAGAAAACTTTGTAAGTGAAGCTGTTATGGAAGCACAAGGTTCAGTATTGACAAATAAATATGCAGAAGGTTATCCTGGCCGTCGTTATTACGGCGGATGTGAGCATGTTGATGTTGTTGAGGATATCGCACGTGATCGTGTAAAAGAACTTTTTGGGGCAGAACATGCTAATGTTCAACCTCACTCAGGTGCACAAGCTAACATGGGTGTTTATTTCACAATTCTAGAACAAGGTGATACGGTTCTTGGTATGAACTTATCACACGGTGGACATTTAACGCACGGAAGTCCTGTTAACTTCAGCGGTGTTCAATATAACTTTGTAGAGTACGGCGTAGACGAAAAAACACATCTTATTGACTATAATGATGTAAGACAAAAAGCAATAGAACATAAACCAAAATTAATTGTTGCAGGTGCAAGTGCATACCCACGTGAAATTGATTTTGCTCGTTTCCGTGAAATTGCTGATGAAGTTGGCGCATATTTAATGGTTGATATGGCTCACATTGCTGGACTTGTTGCAGCTGGTCTTCATCCAAACCCAGTTCCATATGCCGATTTTGTAACATCAACAACTCATAAAACATTACGTGGACCTCGTGGTGGTTTAATTCTATGTAAAGAAGAGTTTGCGAAGAAGATTGATAAAGCGATCTTCCCAGGTCTTCAAGGTGGTCCACTTATGCACGTTATTTCAGCGAAAGCAGTAGCGTTTGGAGAAGCATTAGAGGAAGATTTCAAAACATATGCTCAACAAATCATTAATAATGCAAAAGCATTCGCAAGTGCTCTAAAAGAAGAAGGATTCTCTATTGTTTCAGATGGAACGGACAACCATTTAATTCTAATCAACGTAAAAGAGATGGGATTAACAGGTAAAGTAGCTGAAGAAGCTCTTGATTCAGTAGGAATTACAACAAATAAAAATGCTATCCCTTATGATACAGAAAGCCCATTTGTAACAAGTGGTATTCGTATTGGTACTGCAGCAGTTACAAGCCGTGGTTTTGGGGAAGAAGATATGAAAGAAATTGCTTCAATTATGAGTCTAACATTGAAAAATGTAGAAGATGAAAGCAAACTTGCAGAAGCAAAAGAACGTGTTGAAGCTTTAACAAGCAAATTTGAACTTTACCCAACATACTAA
- the atpF gene encoding F0F1 ATP synthase subunit B — MSVLNPDSLMLGAAGGGFQVGDMLYQLVIFIILLVLLKIFAWKPIMGIMKKREQYIADEIDQAEQSNAEARKLAEEQREILKNSRQEIQTMMEEARKTADEKKEEIIAAARNEAQRLKESAKREIELEKEQAMDSVREQVASLSVLIASKVIEKELSEDDQEQLIKQYINEVGRA, encoded by the coding sequence ATGTCTGTTCTAAATCCAGATTCACTTATGTTAGGAGCGGCTGGTGGAGGCTTTCAAGTTGGGGATATGCTTTACCAACTTGTAATCTTTATTATTCTACTAGTGCTTTTAAAGATATTTGCATGGAAGCCTATTATGGGTATTATGAAAAAGCGTGAGCAATATATTGCGGATGAAATTGATCAAGCAGAACAAAGCAATGCTGAGGCTAGAAAACTAGCTGAAGAGCAACGCGAAATTCTAAAAAATTCTCGTCAAGAGATTCAAACAATGATGGAAGAAGCGCGTAAAACAGCAGATGAGAAAAAAGAAGAAATCATCGCTGCTGCAAGAAATGAAGCACAGCGTTTGAAAGAATCTGCGAAAAGAGAAATTGAGCTTGAAAAAGAGCAAGCAATGGATTCTGTACGCGAGCAAGTTGCCTCTCTATCTGTTTTAATTGCCTCTAAAGTTATTGAAAAAGAGCTTTCTGAAGATGATCAGGAGCAATTAATCAAACAATATATTAATGAAGTAGGGCGAGCGTAA
- the upp gene encoding uracil phosphoribosyltransferase: MGKVYVFDHPLIQHKLTYIRDKSTGTKEFRELVDEVASLMAFEITRDLPLQEVNVETPVCEATSKVLAGKKLGIVPILRAGLGMTEGILKLIPAAKVGHVGLYRDPETLKPIEYYVKLPRDVEERDFIVVDPMLATGGSAVEAINSLKKRGATSIRFMCLVAAPEGVEVMQEAHPDVDIYIAALDEKLNDHGYIVPGLGDAGDRLYGTK; encoded by the coding sequence GTGGGAAAAGTATATGTGTTTGATCATCCGTTAATTCAGCATAAGTTAACGTATATTCGTGATAAAAGTACAGGAACGAAAGAATTCCGTGAGCTTGTGGATGAAGTAGCAAGCTTAATGGCTTTTGAAATTACAAGAGATTTACCTTTGCAAGAGGTAAACGTTGAAACACCAGTTTGTGAAGCTACATCAAAAGTATTAGCAGGTAAAAAACTGGGGATTGTACCAATTTTACGTGCAGGTCTTGGAATGACGGAAGGAATTTTAAAACTTATCCCTGCGGCAAAAGTAGGGCATGTTGGTTTATATCGTGATCCTGAAACATTAAAACCAATTGAATATTACGTAAAACTTCCTCGCGATGTTGAAGAACGTGACTTTATCGTTGTAGATCCAATGTTAGCTACAGGGGGATCTGCGGTTGAAGCGATTAACTCTCTGAAAAAACGTGGAGCAACAAGCATTAGATTTATGTGTTTAGTAGCAGCACCTGAAGGAGTAGAAGTGATGCAAGAAGCTCATCCAGATGTTGATATTTATATTGCAGCATTAGATGAAAAGTTAAACGATCACGGCTATATTGTGCCAGGTCTTGGGGATGCAGGAGACCGTTTGTACGGAACGAAATAA
- a CDS encoding F0F1 ATP synthase subunit delta yields the protein MSNGVVARRYGVALFQLAKEQHILDEASKQLEIIKNVFNENPQFLEILTHPKINKQKKKALMEETFSTCLPPVQHALLLLLDRHRIVIVTEVIDHFLALYDEEKSVAKALVYSAKALSEDEKSSLSNTFSKKVNKKSLHIENIVDPSLIGGVKLRIGNRIYDGSVKGRLDRVRSTLTKRS from the coding sequence ATGAGTAACGGAGTAGTTGCAAGACGTTACGGAGTGGCCTTGTTTCAATTAGCAAAAGAACAACATATTTTAGATGAGGCAAGCAAACAGCTTGAAATCATTAAAAATGTGTTTAATGAAAATCCGCAATTTCTTGAAATTTTAACACATCCTAAGATTAATAAGCAAAAAAAGAAGGCGTTGATGGAAGAAACGTTTTCTACATGTCTTCCACCAGTTCAACACGCACTTTTATTACTTTTAGATCGTCACCGGATTGTTATTGTGACTGAAGTGATTGATCATTTCCTTGCGCTATATGATGAGGAAAAGAGCGTGGCAAAAGCGCTGGTTTATTCTGCAAAAGCGCTAAGCGAAGATGAGAAATCATCGCTTTCCAATACTTTTTCTAAGAAAGTAAACAAGAAGTCTTTACATATTGAAAACATTGTTGACCCAAGTCTTATTGGTGGTGTAAAGCTTCGAATTGGCAATCGTATATATGATGGCAGTGTGAAAGGACGCCTAGACCGTGTCCGTAGCACGCTTACAAAGAGATCGTAG
- the wecB gene encoding non-hydrolyzing UDP-N-acetylglucosamine 2-epimerase gives MAKRIKVMTIFGTRPEAIKMAPLVLELNSRSEQFESIVTVTAQHREMLDQVLSIFNITPDHDLNIMKDRQTLMDVTTRGLQGLDAVMKEVQPDIVLVHGDTTTTFIASLAAFYNQIVVGHVEAGLRTWNKYSPYPEEMNRQLTGVLADLHFAPTNKSANNLKIENKEEENIYITGNTAIDALQTTVDESYHHEILEGLGDHRLILLTAHRRENLGEPMRNMFKAVKRIVEEHEDVRVIYPVHLNPVVRELADEVLGNDPRIQLIEPLGVVDFHNFASRAHIILTDSGGVQEEAPSLGVPVLVLRDTTERPEGIEAGTLKLAGLEEEHIYKLTKELLEDKDAYEQMAQASNPYGDGRASARIADAILYHFKQKENRPDTFNP, from the coding sequence ATGGCTAAGCGGATTAAAGTTATGACTATTTTTGGGACGCGTCCGGAAGCAATTAAAATGGCTCCTCTTGTACTTGAACTAAATAGTCGCTCAGAACAGTTTGAATCAATTGTTACAGTAACAGCACAGCATAGAGAGATGCTTGATCAAGTTCTGTCCATCTTCAACATTACACCAGACCACGACCTTAACATTATGAAAGATCGCCAAACACTTATGGACGTAACAACAAGAGGTCTTCAAGGTCTTGATGCTGTAATGAAAGAAGTGCAGCCTGATATTGTCCTTGTCCACGGAGATACAACAACAACTTTCATTGCAAGTTTAGCAGCATTCTACAATCAAATTGTTGTTGGACATGTTGAAGCTGGATTAAGAACATGGAATAAGTACTCTCCGTACCCTGAAGAAATGAATCGACAATTAACAGGTGTGCTAGCAGATTTACACTTTGCTCCAACAAATAAATCAGCAAATAACTTAAAGATAGAAAACAAAGAAGAAGAAAACATCTATATTACAGGAAATACAGCCATTGATGCACTTCAGACAACAGTAGACGAAAGTTATCATCATGAAATCTTAGAAGGTCTTGGTGACCATCGTTTGATTCTTTTAACAGCACACCGTCGCGAAAATTTAGGTGAGCCGATGCGCAACATGTTTAAAGCGGTAAAACGAATTGTCGAAGAGCATGAGGATGTACGAGTAATTTACCCTGTTCACCTTAATCCAGTTGTGCGTGAACTAGCTGATGAGGTGCTTGGCAATGATCCGAGAATTCAGCTTATTGAACCCCTTGGAGTTGTAGATTTTCACAACTTTGCTTCACGTGCACATATCATCCTAACAGATTCAGGTGGAGTGCAGGAAGAGGCGCCTTCATTGGGTGTTCCTGTTCTTGTTCTTAGGGACACAACAGAGCGCCCTGAAGGAATTGAAGCAGGAACATTGAAGCTTGCAGGATTAGAAGAAGAACATATTTATAAGCTTACAAAAGAGCTCTTAGAAGATAAGGATGCATATGAGCAAATGGCACAAGCCTCTAATCCATATGGAGATGGACGTGCTTCAGCTCGTATTGCAGATGCTATTTTGTATCACTTTAAACAAAAAGAAAATCGACCTGATACATTTAATCCATAA
- the atpE gene encoding F0F1 ATP synthase subunit C produces MNLIAAAIAIGLGALGAGIGNGLIVSRTVEGVARQPEAQGKLQTIMFIGVALVEALPIIAVVMAFIFQGQG; encoded by the coding sequence ATGAATTTAATAGCAGCTGCAATTGCAATTGGCTTAGGTGCACTTGGTGCAGGGATTGGTAACGGATTAATCGTTTCACGTACAGTAGAAGGTGTTGCTCGTCAACCAGAAGCACAAGGTAAACTACAAACAATCATGTTTATCGGGGTTGCCCTTGTTGAAGCATTACCGATTATCGCTGTAGTAATGGCATTCATTTTCCAAGGTCAAGGTTAA
- the atpB gene encoding F0F1 ATP synthase subunit A, which yields MDHKAPIHEFFGLSFNLSNILMITVASIIVFIIAVLGARTLAMKPTGMQNFVEWIIDFVKGIIGSNMDWKTGGRFLFLGVTLLMYIFVSNMLGLPFAVVIDHTLWWKSPTADPGVTLTLAAMVVVLTHYYGIKMKGVAEYGRDYIRPLPFLLPLKIIEEFANTLTLGLRLYGNIFAGEILLSLLVGLTAHGFVGILGGAIPMLLWQGFSLFIGTIQAFIFTMLTMVYMAHKVTKDH from the coding sequence TTGGATCATAAAGCGCCTATACATGAATTCTTTGGACTTTCTTTCAATTTGAGTAATATCTTAATGATTACAGTAGCTTCGATCATTGTATTCATCATTGCAGTTCTTGGTGCAAGAACATTGGCTATGAAACCTACAGGAATGCAGAACTTTGTAGAATGGATCATAGACTTTGTAAAAGGAATCATTGGCAGTAATATGGACTGGAAGACAGGAGGACGTTTTCTATTCCTAGGTGTGACCTTATTAATGTATATCTTTGTTTCTAATATGCTAGGATTACCGTTTGCTGTAGTTATAGATCATACTCTTTGGTGGAAATCACCAACAGCAGATCCAGGAGTTACCTTAACGTTAGCAGCAATGGTTGTTGTACTAACTCATTACTATGGCATCAAAATGAAGGGAGTAGCAGAGTACGGACGCGATTATATTCGTCCATTGCCATTCTTGTTACCATTAAAAATCATTGAAGAATTTGCCAATACGTTAACGTTAGGTCTTCGTCTTTACGGAAACATTTTTGCCGGGGAGATACTATTATCACTTTTAGTTGGTCTTACTGCACATGGATTCGTCGGAATTCTTGGCGGAGCAATTCCAATGCTTTTATGGCAAGGGTTTAGCTTATTCATTGGAACAATTCAAGCATTTATTTTCACTATGTTAACAATGGTTTACATGGCTCATAAAGTCACGAAAGACCATTAA
- a CDS encoding S8 family serine peptidase, with protein MRKCFFISIVLCFLLLPIEVYSQAFEKPPSIDNALSQKLQKTIIVVKKGHLQEAVRNVKTHYPNVKIRNMYHQVFEGFSVEGLGIDLQAIKKEKWTEQLFGVTYYQQTMNESVPFIGGDEVRGIFDKENKRLTGKGVKIGIIDTGINMLHRDLQHSYKGGYDFVDIDEYPMETVEKQGPPTYHGTHVAGIIGANGKMKGVAPEADIYMYRALGPGGMGSSEQVILAIEKAIEEKMDVLNLSLGNEINGPDWPTSLAVNEAVHQGVVVVAANGNSGPDLWTVGAPATASEAISVGASAPPLKLPYLEVNRKKVALQKLQGSPNWNLEQSYEIVAGGYGQKNELEEARGKVVLVKRGKISFTEKALNAEKAGAKGVLISNNKRERGLFSGALQSELRIPIAAISYNDGKELLSKKKDNRLYGVTQYEEIQDKIAPFSSRGPVTTTWEIKPDVLAPGMEINSTALKDYMSLHGTSMAAPHVAGACALILQAHPTWSPNQVKAALMNTAISLQDDKKRNLPAYVQGAGRIDLKRAIEQTLFVTPSLSLGIVHETKKGEITKKATLTVENISEEPKRLSLQFPKYEGIRWEAPLFIDVLPHEKKEVIVKAIIENARLKKGLHDGLVSIKDSTREVHLPYLFIVGEPNYPKVMGFQFSRVKSDDLYQYELFLPEGADKLGIALYEKDTLRFVQYVDVRENIGRGRFTSVVERSLLPVKGEYKAVIFVYKNAKQQTFEGEIKIE; from the coding sequence ATGAGAAAATGTTTCTTTATAAGTATTGTTTTATGTTTTCTATTGCTACCTATAGAGGTATATAGCCAAGCTTTTGAAAAACCTCCTTCAATTGACAATGCTCTTTCTCAGAAATTACAAAAGACCATTATTGTAGTAAAGAAGGGACATCTTCAAGAAGCTGTAAGAAATGTAAAGACACATTATCCGAATGTGAAAATAAGGAATATGTATCATCAGGTTTTTGAAGGTTTTTCAGTAGAAGGGCTTGGTATAGATCTTCAAGCAATCAAGAAAGAAAAGTGGACAGAACAGTTATTTGGAGTAACTTATTATCAGCAAACAATGAATGAGAGTGTTCCATTTATTGGTGGAGATGAAGTGAGAGGGATCTTTGACAAAGAAAACAAGCGTTTAACAGGTAAAGGTGTAAAAATCGGAATTATTGATACAGGTATTAACATGCTTCATCGCGATCTTCAACATTCATACAAAGGTGGCTACGACTTCGTTGATATTGATGAATACCCAATGGAAACGGTGGAAAAGCAAGGGCCTCCTACTTATCATGGAACGCATGTAGCAGGCATCATCGGTGCAAACGGTAAAATGAAAGGCGTAGCTCCAGAAGCTGATATTTATATGTACAGAGCACTAGGGCCAGGTGGGATGGGAAGTTCAGAGCAAGTTATTCTAGCAATAGAAAAAGCAATTGAAGAAAAAATGGACGTGTTAAATCTTTCTTTAGGAAACGAAATTAATGGTCCTGATTGGCCCACAAGTCTAGCTGTAAATGAAGCTGTTCATCAAGGTGTCGTAGTTGTAGCTGCAAATGGTAACTCAGGTCCTGATTTATGGACCGTCGGTGCTCCAGCAACCGCTTCTGAGGCTATTTCAGTTGGTGCTTCAGCTCCGCCATTAAAGTTGCCTTATCTTGAAGTTAACAGAAAGAAGGTTGCGCTTCAAAAGCTACAAGGATCGCCAAATTGGAATTTAGAACAAAGTTATGAAATTGTAGCAGGGGGTTATGGACAAAAGAACGAATTAGAAGAGGCAAGAGGAAAAGTAGTCCTTGTAAAAAGAGGGAAAATATCATTTACAGAAAAAGCGCTTAATGCTGAAAAAGCTGGAGCAAAAGGAGTTCTTATTTCAAACAATAAGAGGGAAAGGGGATTATTTTCTGGTGCTCTTCAATCTGAGCTTAGAATACCCATCGCAGCAATTAGTTATAATGATGGAAAAGAGCTTCTTTCAAAGAAGAAAGATAACCGCCTTTATGGAGTAACTCAATATGAAGAGATTCAAGATAAGATAGCTCCATTTAGCTCTAGAGGACCTGTTACAACAACGTGGGAAATTAAGCCAGATGTATTAGCTCCAGGGATGGAGATTAATAGCACAGCATTGAAAGACTATATGTCTCTTCATGGTACAAGTATGGCTGCACCACATGTAGCGGGAGCGTGTGCTCTCATTTTACAAGCTCATCCAACCTGGTCTCCAAACCAAGTGAAAGCGGCTCTTATGAATACAGCAATATCTCTTCAAGATGATAAAAAAAGAAACTTACCTGCTTATGTTCAAGGAGCAGGGCGCATTGACTTAAAAAGAGCTATTGAACAAACATTGTTTGTTACTCCATCTTTATCACTTGGAATTGTTCATGAAACCAAAAAGGGTGAAATAACGAAAAAGGCTACTCTAACAGTTGAGAATATAAGTGAAGAACCTAAGAGACTTAGCTTACAGTTTCCAAAATATGAAGGAATTCGTTGGGAGGCACCTTTATTTATAGATGTTCTTCCGCATGAAAAAAAAGAAGTTATAGTAAAGGCTATTATTGAGAACGCAAGGCTTAAAAAAGGGCTTCATGATGGATTAGTTTCCATAAAAGACTCTACTCGTGAAGTTCATCTTCCATATCTCTTTATTGTAGGAGAACCTAATTATCCTAAAGTTATGGGATTTCAATTTTCACGAGTTAAAAGTGACGATCTCTATCAATATGAGCTTTTTTTACCTGAAGGAGCAGATAAGTTAGGGATAGCTCTTTATGAAAAAGATACATTAAGATTTGTTCAATATGTTGATGTTCGTGAAAATATTGGAAGAGGACGATTTACATCTGTTGTTGAACGTTCATTACTTCCTGTGAAAGGGGAGTATAAAGCAGTCATTTTTGTGTATAAAAATGCAAAACAACAAACTTTTGAAGGTGAAATAAAAATAGAATGA
- the atpA gene encoding F0F1 ATP synthase subunit alpha, translated as MSIKAEEISALIKKQIENYQSDVQVHDVGTVIQVGDGIARVHGLDGVMAGELVEFSNGVMGLAQNLETNNVGIVILGPYTDIREGDEVRRTGRIMEVPVGEELIGRVVNPLGQPVDGAGPIGATKTRPIESQAPGVMDRKSVHEPLQTGIKAIDALVPIGRGQRELIIGDRQTGKTSVAIDTILNQKDEDMICIYVAIGQKESTVRNVVETLRKKGALDYTIVVTASASQPAPLLFLAPYAGVTMGEEFMYNGKHVLVVYDDLTKQASAYRELSLLLRRPPGREAYPGDVFYLHSRLLERAAKLSDAKGAGSLTALPFIETQAGDVSAYIPTNVISITDGQIFLQSDLFFSGVRPAINAGLSVSRVGGSAQIKAMKKVAGTLRLDLASFRELESFAQFGSDLDKATQAKLNRGQRTVEVLKQGLNKPLTVDKQVAILYALTRGFLDDIPVGDIQRFEEEYLTWLEKNKSDMMNAIRSTGNLPEDEEFKGAIAEFKTKFVVSEE; from the coding sequence ATGAGCATTAAAGCTGAAGAAATTAGTGCACTGATAAAAAAGCAAATTGAAAACTATCAGTCAGATGTTCAAGTTCATGACGTGGGAACAGTAATCCAGGTCGGAGATGGTATTGCTCGTGTTCATGGCTTAGATGGTGTTATGGCTGGAGAGCTTGTGGAATTCTCAAACGGTGTTATGGGATTAGCACAAAACTTAGAAACAAATAACGTAGGTATTGTTATTTTAGGACCTTATACAGACATCCGTGAAGGTGATGAAGTTCGCCGTACAGGAAGAATTATGGAAGTACCAGTTGGTGAAGAGCTAATTGGTCGTGTTGTAAACCCGCTTGGGCAACCAGTTGATGGAGCTGGTCCAATTGGAGCAACGAAAACTCGTCCAATTGAAAGCCAAGCACCAGGTGTTATGGATCGTAAATCAGTTCATGAACCATTGCAAACTGGAATTAAAGCAATCGATGCTCTTGTTCCAATCGGTCGTGGTCAGCGTGAGTTAATCATTGGTGACCGTCAAACAGGTAAAACATCTGTTGCAATTGATACAATCTTAAACCAGAAAGACGAAGATATGATTTGTATCTACGTTGCTATTGGACAGAAAGAATCTACAGTACGTAATGTAGTAGAAACTCTTCGTAAAAAAGGAGCTCTTGACTACACAATTGTTGTGACAGCATCTGCTTCACAGCCTGCGCCATTGCTGTTCTTAGCACCATATGCAGGCGTAACAATGGGTGAAGAGTTTATGTACAATGGAAAACACGTTCTAGTTGTATATGATGACTTAACAAAACAAGCATCAGCATATCGTGAACTTTCATTATTATTACGTCGTCCTCCAGGTCGTGAGGCATATCCTGGTGATGTATTCTACTTACACTCTCGTTTACTTGAGCGTGCAGCAAAGCTTTCAGATGCAAAAGGAGCAGGTTCTCTAACAGCTCTTCCATTCATCGAAACACAAGCTGGTGATGTGTCAGCATACATTCCAACAAACGTAATTTCGATTACAGATGGACAGATTTTCTTACAATCAGACTTGTTCTTCTCAGGCGTACGTCCAGCAATCAATGCGGGTCTTTCTGTATCTCGTGTTGGAGGATCTGCTCAAATTAAGGCGATGAAAAAGGTAGCCGGAACGCTTCGTCTTGACTTAGCTTCTTTCCGTGAACTAGAGTCATTTGCACAGTTTGGTTCAGACCTTGATAAAGCAACACAAGCAAAACTTAACCGTGGACAGCGAACTGTTGAAGTGTTGAAACAAGGATTAAATAAACCTTTAACAGTTGATAAGCAAGTTGCGATTCTTTATGCGTTAACTCGTGGTTTCCTTGATGATATTCCTGTAGGTGATATTCAACGCTTTGAAGAAGAATATCTTACATGGTTAGAAAAGAACAAGAGCGATATGATGAACGCTATCCGTTCGACAGGAAACTTACCTGAAGACGAAGAGTTCAAAGGTGCAATCGCAGAATTTAAAACGAAGTTCGTTGTATCAGAAGAATAA
- a CDS encoding F0F1 ATP synthase subunit gamma, with protein sequence MASLRDIQSRINSTKKTSQITKAMEMVSASKLNRAETNAKSFNPYMDKIQDVVASIASGSRNATHPMLKSREVKRTGYVVITSDRGLAGAYNSSILRTVYNKIKQNHQSPNEYGVIVVGRVGRDFFKKREVPIMLEVIGLSDQPSFSDIKDLASQTVNMFGDETFDEIHLFYNHFVSAIQQEVTEKQLLPLTDIGAESKSLNLTSYEFEPSQEEILEVLLPQYAESLIYGALLDGKASEHAARMTAMKNATDNAKDLISSLTLVYNRARQAAITQEITEIVGGAAALE encoded by the coding sequence TTGGCATCTTTACGTGATATTCAGTCTCGAATCAATTCGACGAAGAAAACAAGCCAAATTACGAAAGCAATGGAGATGGTTTCAGCCTCCAAGCTAAATCGAGCTGAGACAAATGCAAAGTCTTTTAACCCGTATATGGATAAAATCCAAGATGTTGTTGCAAGTATTGCGAGCGGAAGCCGTAACGCTACACATCCTATGTTAAAGTCTCGTGAAGTTAAACGTACAGGCTACGTTGTCATTACATCTGATCGTGGTTTAGCAGGTGCTTATAACAGCAGCATTCTTCGTACGGTTTATAATAAAATTAAGCAAAATCATCAGTCTCCAAACGAATATGGTGTTATTGTCGTGGGACGCGTTGGTCGAGACTTTTTCAAAAAGCGTGAAGTTCCAATCATGCTTGAAGTTATTGGTCTATCTGATCAACCGAGTTTTTCAGATATTAAAGACCTTGCATCTCAGACAGTAAACATGTTTGGTGACGAGACATTTGATGAAATTCATTTATTCTATAACCATTTTGTAAGTGCTATTCAGCAAGAAGTAACAGAGAAGCAGCTTCTTCCTCTAACAGATATTGGAGCAGAGAGTAAGTCTCTTAACCTTACATCTTATGAGTTTGAACCTTCTCAAGAAGAAATTTTAGAAGTGTTACTTCCTCAATATGCAGAAAGCCTTATTTATGGAGCTTTATTAGATGGAAAAGCAAGTGAACATGCTGCACGTATGACAGCAATGAAAAATGCGACAGATAATGCAAAAGATCTTATTAGCTCGCTTACACTTGTTTATAACCGTGCTCGACAAGCAGCAATTACACAAGAAATTACTGAAATTGTCGGTGGAGCAGCGGCACTTGAATAG